In uncultured Bacteroides sp., the following proteins share a genomic window:
- the carA gene encoding glutamine-hydrolyzing carbamoyl-phosphate synthase small subunit, protein MQKEKNVLLILDDGSVFKGKSFGYEKAIAGEVVFNTAMMGYPESLTDPSYSGQIMTLTFPLVGNYGVPPRSEKDGLSTFMESEKIHAEGMIVCDYSWEYSHWNAVESLESWLKSEKVVGIYGVDTRELTKLLRVKGSMKGKIVFPEENGELKPENDIPFVDPNLINQVERVSCKEVITYGTGKKKVVLVDCGVKHNIIRCLLKRDVTVIRVPWNYDFSTIEYDGLFISNGPGDPNMCDVTVQNIRKALNGDKPIFGICMGNQLLSKAGGANIYKLKYGHRSHNQPVRMVGTDKCFITSQNHGFAVDNSTLGNDWEPFFINMNDNTNEGIKHKTKPFFSVQFHPEAASGPTDTEFLFDKFVEML, encoded by the coding sequence ATGCAAAAAGAAAAGAATGTTTTATTGATTCTCGATGATGGAAGTGTTTTCAAAGGAAAATCCTTCGGTTACGAGAAAGCTATTGCGGGAGAGGTAGTGTTTAATACTGCCATGATGGGATATCCCGAGAGTTTGACCGATCCATCTTATTCCGGTCAGATAATGACGCTAACTTTTCCTTTAGTAGGTAACTATGGTGTTCCTCCAAGAAGTGAAAAAGACGGACTTTCCACTTTTATGGAATCAGAGAAAATCCATGCTGAAGGTATGATTGTATGTGATTATTCATGGGAATATAGTCACTGGAATGCAGTTGAAAGCCTTGAAAGCTGGTTAAAGAGCGAAAAAGTTGTAGGAATCTACGGCGTTGATACTCGTGAACTTACAAAGCTACTTCGTGTAAAAGGTTCAATGAAAGGAAAAATTGTGTTCCCGGAAGAGAATGGGGAATTGAAACCAGAAAATGATATTCCTTTTGTCGATCCAAATCTTATTAACCAGGTGGAGCGCGTTAGCTGCAAAGAGGTTATAACTTATGGAACTGGAAAGAAGAAAGTCGTTTTAGTAGATTGTGGAGTAAAACATAACATTATTCGTTGTTTACTAAAGAGAGATGTAACCGTAATACGTGTGCCTTGGAATTATGATTTCAGCACAATTGAATATGACGGACTTTTCATCTCAAACGGTCCTGGAGACCCTAATATGTGTGATGTTACAGTTCAGAACATTCGCAAAGCTTTGAATGGTGATAAACCAATCTTCGGAATATGTATGGGTAATCAGTTGCTTTCAAAAGCTGGTGGTGCTAACATCTATAAATTGAAGTACGGACACCGTAGCCATAACCAACCGGTTCGTATGGTAGGTACTGATAAGTGTTTTATTACAAGCCAGAATCATGGTTTTGCAGTAGATAATTCTACTTTAGGCAATGATTGGGAACCATTCTTTATCAATATGAATGATAATACGAATGAAGGTATAAAACATAAAACAAAACCATTCTTTTCAGTACAATTCCATCCTGAAGCAGCGAGTGGTCCAACGGACACAGAATTCTTGTTCGACAAATTTGTAGAGATGCTGTAA
- the glmS gene encoding glutamine--fructose-6-phosphate transaminase (isomerizing), with translation MCGIVGYIGKKDAYPILIKGLKRLEYRGYDSAGVALISNDQQLNVYKAKGKVSELEEFVAQKDISGNIGIAHTRWATHGEPCQANAHPHYSSSENLALIHNGIIENYAVLKEKLQAKGYTFKSSTDTEVLVQLIEYIKVTNNLDLLTAVQLALREVVGAYAIAVLEKNHPDEIIAARKSSPLVVGIGDNEFFLASDATPIVEYTDKVVYLEDEEIAVIRRGEELKVVNLNNVVMNPEVSTVVLNLGQLEKGGYPHFMLKEIFEQPDCIHDCMRGRINVEGTNVVLSAVIDYKERLLKANRFIIVACGTSWHAALIGKHLIESFCRIPVEVEYASEFRYRDPVISPDDVVIAISQSGETADTLAAVELAKSKGAFIYGICNAIGSSIPRATHTGSYIHVGPEIGVASTKAFTGQVTVLTMLALTLAKEKHSISEEEFLNVVRELNQIPDKMKKILELNDKIAQLSQIFTYAHNFIYLGRGYSYPVALEGALKLKEISYIHAEGYPAAEMKHGPIALIDAEMPVVVVATKNGMYEKLLSNIQEIKARKGKVIAIVTEGDKVIKNIADFCIELPETIECLDPLIATVPLQLLAYHIAVCKGMDVDQPRNLAKSVTVE, from the coding sequence ATGTGCGGAATAGTAGGCTATATTGGTAAAAAAGACGCTTACCCCATTCTTATCAAAGGATTAAAACGGCTAGAATACAGAGGTTATGATAGCGCTGGGGTTGCACTGATTAGTAATGACCAACAATTAAACGTTTATAAAGCGAAAGGCAAAGTTTCTGAATTAGAAGAATTTGTCGCGCAGAAAGATATTTCCGGTAACATTGGAATTGCTCATACTCGCTGGGCTACTCATGGCGAACCTTGCCAGGCAAATGCCCATCCTCATTATTCTTCTTCAGAAAATCTAGCCCTAATACATAACGGCATCATTGAAAATTATGCTGTTCTAAAAGAAAAGCTTCAGGCAAAAGGATATACTTTCAAAAGTAGTACAGATACAGAAGTTTTAGTTCAACTGATAGAATATATTAAGGTAACTAATAATCTTGATTTGCTTACTGCAGTTCAATTAGCTTTACGTGAAGTAGTTGGGGCTTATGCAATTGCTGTATTAGAAAAGAATCATCCGGATGAAATCATTGCAGCTCGTAAAAGTAGTCCTCTGGTTGTAGGTATCGGAGACAATGAATTCTTCCTGGCATCTGATGCCACACCGATTGTTGAATATACAGATAAGGTGGTATATCTTGAAGATGAAGAGATTGCGGTAATTAGACGTGGCGAGGAACTTAAGGTTGTTAACCTCAACAATGTGGTTATGAATCCTGAAGTATCAACTGTTGTATTGAATCTTGGTCAGCTTGAAAAAGGAGGATACCCTCATTTTATGTTGAAGGAGATTTTTGAGCAACCGGACTGTATTCACGATTGTATGCGTGGACGTATAAATGTAGAAGGAACAAATGTTGTACTTTCTGCAGTTATTGACTATAAAGAAAGGTTGCTTAAGGCAAATAGATTTATAATTGTAGCTTGTGGAACTTCCTGGCATGCTGCTTTGATTGGAAAGCATTTAATTGAAAGCTTTTGTCGCATTCCGGTAGAGGTGGAATATGCATCTGAATTCCGCTATCGTGATCCTGTAATTTCTCCAGATGATGTAGTAATAGCTATTTCGCAATCAGGAGAGACTGCTGATACATTGGCTGCTGTAGAGCTTGCTAAAAGTAAAGGAGCATTTATCTATGGCATTTGTAATGCAATTGGTTCTTCAATTCCTAGAGCAACACATACAGGCTCATATATTCACGTAGGACCGGAAATTGGTGTAGCTTCAACTAAAGCTTTCACTGGACAGGTTACTGTGTTGACTATGTTAGCTTTAACATTGGCCAAGGAAAAGCACTCAATTAGTGAAGAAGAGTTCCTGAATGTGGTTCGTGAACTGAATCAGATTCCGGATAAGATGAAGAAAATATTAGAACTTAACGATAAGATAGCTCAGTTATCGCAGATTTTCACTTACGCGCATAATTTTATATATTTAGGTCGTGGATACAGCTACCCTGTAGCTTTGGAAGGCGCCTTAAAATTAAAAGAAATATCATATATACATGCAGAAGGTTATCCCGCTGCAGAGATGAAACATGGTCCTATCGCATTGATTGATGCAGAAATGCCTGTTGTTGTCGTAGCTACAAAGAATGGTATGTATGAGAAATTGCTTAGTAATATTCAGGAAATAAAGGCACGTAAAGGAAAAGTAATTGCGATTGTAACTGAAGGTGATAAAGTAATAAAGAATATTGCTGATTTTTGTATAGAGTTGCCTGAAACAATTGAATGTCTTGATCCACTAATAGCAACTGTGCCACTTCAATTGTTGGCTTATCATATTGCTGTATGTAAAGGCATGGATGTTGATCAACCTCGTAACCTTGCAAAATCTGTAACAGTAGAATAG
- the carB gene encoding carbamoyl-phosphate synthase (glutamine-hydrolyzing) large subunit, with amino-acid sequence MKDKIKKVLILGSGALKIGEAGEFDYSGSQALKALREEGIQTVLINPNIATVQTSEGVADTIYFLPVTPFFVEKVIQKEKPEGVLLAFGGQTALNCGVELYRAGLFEKYNVQVLGTPVQAIIDTEDRELFVKKLDEIDVKTIKSEAVDNIVDARRAAKELGYPVIIRAAYALGGLGSGFCDNEEELNKLAEKAFSFSPQVLVEKSLKGWKEIEYEVVRDRFDNCITVCNMENFDPLGIHTGESIVIAPSQTLTNSEYHKLRELAIRIIRHIGIVGECNVQYAFDPESEDYRVIEVNARLSRSSALASKATGYPLAFVAAKLGLGYGLFDLKNSVTKTTSAFFEPALDYVVCKIPRWDLGKFHGVDRELGSSMKSVGEVMAIGRTFEEAIQKGLRMIGQGMHGFVENKELVIEDIDKSLHEPTDKRIFVISEAFKAGYTIDQIHDLTKIDKWFLQKLMNIVHTAEELESKNSLQSVSAELLKKAKVQGFSDFQIARAIWNDGGDMEQAMTKVRDYRKSLNIVPVVKQIDTLAAEYPAQTNYLYLTYSGIANDVDYLGDHRSIVVLGSGAYRIGSSVEFDWCGVNALNTIRKEGWRSVMINYNPETVSTDYDMCDRLYFDELTFERVMDILELENPHGVIVSTGGQIPNNLAMRLDEQNINILGTSAKSIDNAEDRNKFSAMLDRIGVDQPRWRELTSMEDINGFVAEVGFPVLVRPSYVLSGAAMNVCSNQEELERFLLLAANVSKKHPVVVSQFIEFAKEVEMDAVADKGEIVAYAISEHIEFAGVHSGDATIQFPPQKLYVETVRRIKRISKQIAKELNISGPFNIQYLAKDNDIKVIECNLRASRSFPFVSKVLKINFIELATKIMLGLPVEKPEKSLFELDYVGIKASQFSFSRLQKADPVLGVDMASTGEVGCIGDDSSCAILKAMLSVGYRIPEKNILLSTGTAKEKTDMLAAAHLLIEKGYNLFATGGTHNVLVENGIPSTLVYWPSQEGTPQALDLLRNKKIDMVVNIPKNLTEGELDNGYKIRRAAIDLNIPLITNPRLASAFITAFCTLTVDDLLIKSWEEYK; translated from the coding sequence ATGAAAGATAAAATAAAGAAAGTATTAATACTTGGTTCCGGTGCCCTGAAAATTGGTGAAGCCGGAGAATTTGACTATTCCGGTTCACAAGCTTTGAAAGCTTTACGTGAAGAAGGAATACAGACGGTGTTGATTAATCCGAATATTGCTACTGTTCAAACATCTGAGGGGGTTGCCGATACTATTTATTTTTTGCCGGTCACTCCCTTTTTTGTAGAAAAAGTAATTCAAAAAGAAAAACCAGAAGGTGTTTTACTAGCTTTTGGTGGACAAACAGCTTTGAATTGTGGAGTAGAACTATATAGAGCAGGTCTTTTTGAAAAATATAATGTTCAGGTATTAGGAACTCCGGTACAAGCTATTATTGACACAGAAGATCGTGAGTTATTCGTTAAGAAGCTCGACGAAATAGATGTTAAGACTATAAAGAGTGAAGCTGTAGATAATATTGTTGATGCAAGACGTGCAGCTAAAGAACTTGGATATCCTGTTATTATACGTGCGGCATACGCCCTTGGTGGTTTAGGATCTGGTTTCTGTGACAATGAAGAAGAACTAAATAAATTAGCAGAAAAAGCATTCTCTTTCTCTCCTCAGGTTTTGGTAGAAAAGTCTCTGAAGGGATGGAAAGAAATAGAATATGAAGTGGTCCGTGACCGCTTTGATAACTGTATTACTGTTTGTAACATGGAGAACTTTGACCCGCTGGGAATCCATACGGGTGAAAGTATTGTAATTGCTCCTTCACAAACACTAACTAACAGTGAATATCACAAACTACGTGAACTTGCTATTCGTATCATTCGCCATATTGGTATTGTTGGAGAATGTAACGTTCAGTATGCTTTTGACCCTGAAAGTGAAGACTACAGAGTTATTGAAGTGAATGCCCGTTTGAGCCGTTCTTCTGCTTTGGCTTCTAAAGCAACCGGCTATCCTTTGGCTTTCGTTGCTGCTAAGTTGGGATTGGGATATGGCTTGTTCGACTTAAAGAACTCTGTAACAAAAACAACTTCTGCCTTCTTTGAACCAGCACTCGACTATGTGGTTTGTAAGATTCCTCGCTGGGACTTAGGTAAGTTCCACGGAGTTGACCGCGAGTTGGGAAGTAGCATGAAATCAGTAGGAGAGGTTATGGCTATCGGTCGTACCTTTGAAGAAGCTATTCAAAAGGGACTTCGTATGATCGGTCAGGGAATGCACGGTTTCGTGGAAAACAAAGAACTGGTTATTGAAGATATAGATAAGTCTCTGCATGAACCAACTGATAAACGTATTTTCGTTATAAGCGAAGCTTTCAAAGCAGGATATACCATTGATCAGATACACGACCTGACTAAGATTGATAAATGGTTCCTTCAGAAGTTAATGAATATCGTTCATACTGCTGAAGAGCTTGAATCAAAGAATTCACTGCAATCAGTATCTGCTGAGTTGCTTAAAAAGGCAAAAGTACAAGGCTTCTCAGATTTTCAGATTGCCCGCGCTATCTGGAATGATGGCGGCGATATGGAACAGGCAATGACTAAGGTTCGCGATTACCGTAAATCTTTGAATATTGTTCCGGTAGTTAAGCAGATTGATACTCTGGCTGCTGAATATCCGGCTCAGACTAATTATCTTTACCTTACTTATAGCGGAATTGCTAATGATGTAGATTATTTAGGTGATCATCGTTCAATTGTGGTTCTTGGTTCTGGTGCTTATCGTATTGGTAGTTCTGTAGAGTTCGACTGGTGTGGTGTAAATGCTTTGAATACAATCCGCAAAGAAGGCTGGCGTAGTGTGATGATCAATTACAATCCCGAAACAGTATCTACTGACTATGATATGTGTGATCGTCTTTATTTTGACGAACTTACATTTGAGCGTGTAATGGATATCCTGGAACTGGAAAATCCTCATGGCGTAATTGTATCTACAGGAGGTCAGATTCCTAATAACCTTGCAATGAGACTGGACGAACAGAATATCAATATTCTTGGTACTTCAGCAAAAAGTATAGATAATGCAGAAGACAGAAATAAGTTCTCTGCAATGCTCGACCGTATTGGTGTAGATCAACCTCGCTGGAGAGAATTAACCAGCATGGAAGATATTAATGGCTTCGTTGCCGAAGTAGGATTCCCGGTTCTGGTTAGACCTTCATATGTACTTAGTGGTGCAGCAATGAATGTATGTTCTAATCAGGAAGAACTGGAACGCTTCTTACTGTTGGCAGCAAATGTCTCAAAGAAACATCCGGTTGTTGTTAGTCAGTTTATTGAATTTGCCAAGGAAGTGGAAATGGATGCCGTGGCAGATAAGGGTGAAATTGTTGCTTATGCTATCAGCGAACACATTGAGTTTGCAGGTGTCCATTCAGGTGATGCAACTATTCAGTTCCCTCCACAGAAACTGTATGTTGAAACAGTTCGCCGCATCAAACGCATCTCTAAGCAAATTGCTAAAGAATTAAATATCTCGGGTCCGTTTAATATTCAGTATCTGGCTAAAGATAACGATATTAAAGTAATTGAGTGTAACCTTCGTGCTTCTCGTAGTTTCCCATTTGTGAGCAAAGTCTTAAAGATTAACTTTATTGAACTGGCTACAAAGATCATGTTGGGATTACCTGTAGAAAAGCCAGAGAAGAGCTTATTCGAATTGGATTACGTAGGTATTAAAGCATCTCAGTTCTCTTTCTCACGTTTACAAAAGGCCGATCCTGTGTTAGGTGTTGATATGGCTAGTACGGGTGAGGTAGGTTGTATTGGTGATGATAGTTCTTGTGCAATCTTAAAGGCTATGCTTTCTGTAGGTTATAGAATTCCTGAAAAGAATATTCTTTTATCAACAGGTACAGCTAAAGAGAAGACTGATATGCTGGCAGCAGCACATCTCCTTATCGAGAAAGGATACAACTTGTTTGCTACAGGCGGAACACACAATGTTTTAGTTGAAAATGGAATTCCAAGTACATTAGTATATTGGCCAAGTCAGGAGGGCACACCTCAGGCTTTAGATTTGCTTCGTAACAAAAAGATTGATATGGTGGTAAATATTCCAAAGAACCTTACCGAAGGAGAGTTGGATAACGGATATAAGATTCGTCGTGCAGCTATTGACTTAAATATCCCATTAATAACCAATCCTCGATTGGCTAGCGCATTCATCACTGCATTCTGCACGCTGACTGTAGATGATCTTTTGATAAAGAGCTGGGAAGAATATAAGTAA
- a CDS encoding amidophosphoribosyltransferase: MEPLKHECGVAMIRLLKPLEYYEQKYGTWMYGLNKLYLLMEKQHNRGQEGAGLACVKLEANPGEEYMFRERALGTGAITEIFGAVQSNFKDLTPEKLHDADYAKRCLPFAGELYMGHLRYSTTGKSGISYVHPFLRRNNWRAKNLALCGNFNMTNVDEIFQRITETGQHPRKYSDTYIMLEQVGHRLDREVERLFQDAEANGLKGMDITHAIEDHVDLVNVLKSSSDAWDGGYVICGVTGSGESFSFRDPWGIRPAFYYYDDEIVVLASERPVIQTAMNVAGEDVKELNPGEAILVDKNGNVRFAQINEPKKLSACSFERIYFSRGSDKDIYNERKALGINLVQPILKAIDNDLKNTVFSFIPNTAEVAFYGMLEGFDNYLNRLKMKKIVSADHPLKDEELEKILSMRIRSEKVAIKDIKLRTFIAEGNTRNDLAAHVYDITYGSLVPYVDNLVVIDDSIVRGTTLKQSIIGILDRLNPKKIVIVSSSPQVRYPDYYGIDMARMNEFIAFRATIALLKERNICDIITQAYKKSKDQQNLPKEQIVNYVKELYAPFTDEEIAAKMVELLTPAGTKAKVEIVYQHLEGLHAACPKNPGDWYFAGDYPTPGGNKLVNEAFITYMEKVYKD; the protein is encoded by the coding sequence ATGGAACCATTAAAACATGAATGTGGCGTAGCAATGATCCGCTTACTGAAGCCCTTAGAGTATTATGAGCAGAAGTATGGAACATGGATGTATGGACTGAATAAACTCTATCTTTTGATGGAGAAGCAGCATAACCGTGGGCAGGAAGGGGCAGGATTAGCTTGTGTAAAACTGGAAGCAAATCCCGGTGAAGAATATATGTTTCGTGAAAGAGCATTAGGAACCGGGGCTATAACTGAAATATTTGGTGCAGTGCAATCTAATTTCAAGGATTTAACTCCGGAGAAACTTCATGATGCCGATTACGCCAAACGTTGTCTTCCTTTTGCAGGAGAACTCTATATGGGTCACCTTCGCTACAGTACCACTGGAAAAAGTGGTATTTCTTATGTTCATCCGTTCCTTCGTCGGAATAACTGGAGAGCTAAGAATCTGGCTCTTTGCGGTAACTTCAACATGACTAATGTTGATGAAATATTTCAGCGTATAACTGAAACCGGACAACATCCTCGGAAATATTCCGATACGTATATTATGCTCGAACAAGTAGGGCATCGTCTTGATCGCGAAGTTGAGCGTCTTTTTCAGGATGCAGAAGCTAATGGATTAAAAGGGATGGATATCACACATGCCATTGAAGACCATGTTGACCTGGTAAATGTGTTGAAATCATCCAGTGATGCCTGGGATGGGGGATATGTGATTTGTGGAGTAACTGGAAGTGGAGAATCTTTTTCTTTCAGAGATCCATGGGGAATCCGCCCCGCTTTCTACTATTATGATGATGAAATTGTAGTTCTTGCTTCAGAAAGACCGGTTATTCAAACAGCTATGAATGTAGCTGGAGAAGACGTGAAAGAACTTAATCCAGGTGAGGCCATTTTGGTTGATAAGAATGGAAATGTCCGTTTTGCTCAGATCAACGAACCAAAGAAGCTTAGCGCTTGTTCTTTTGAGAGAATTTATTTCTCACGAGGAAGTGATAAAGATATTTATAATGAGCGTAAAGCTCTTGGGATAAATCTGGTACAGCCAATTCTTAAAGCCATTGATAATGACTTAAAGAACACTGTGTTTTCATTTATTCCGAATACAGCCGAGGTCGCTTTTTATGGAATGCTTGAAGGCTTTGACAACTATCTGAATCGTTTAAAGATGAAAAAGATAGTATCGGCCGATCATCCATTAAAAGATGAAGAACTGGAAAAGATCCTTTCCATGCGTATTCGTTCAGAGAAAGTGGCTATAAAAGATATTAAGTTACGCACATTTATTGCTGAAGGTAACACAAGAAACGATTTAGCAGCTCATGTGTATGACATCACTTATGGTAGTCTTGTTCCTTATGTAGATAATCTTGTGGTTATTGACGACAGTATTGTTAGAGGAACAACATTAAAGCAAAGTATTATTGGTATTCTTGATCGTTTGAACCCGAAGAAGATTGTAATAGTGTCATCTTCTCCTCAGGTTCGCTATCCTGATTATTATGGAATAGATATGGCTCGTATGAATGAGTTTATTGCATTCCGTGCTACAATTGCTTTATTGAAAGAACGCAATATATGTGATATCATAACGCAAGCATATAAAAAATCGAAAGATCAGCAAAACCTTCCTAAGGAGCAAATCGTTAATTATGTAAAGGAACTCTATGCTCCTTTTACTGACGAAGAGATTGCTGCAAAAATGGTTGAGCTTCTTACGCCGGCTGGCACGAAAGCTAAGGTCGAGATTGTTTATCAGCATTTAGAGGGACTCCATGCTGCTTGTCCGAAGAATCCGGGTGACTGGTATTTTGCGGGTGACTATCCAACGCCTGGTGGTAATAAGCTGGTAAATGAAGCTTTCATTACATATATGGAAAAAGTTTATAAAGATTAA